One genomic window of Prochlorococcus sp. MIT 0801 includes the following:
- the mutT gene encoding 8-oxo-dGTP diphosphatase MutT — protein MGIFDSPQEIQYSLLEWFRRHGRYWIPWKLKKDGSIPQLGESISPYGIWIAEVMLQQTQLKVVIPYWEKWMKAFPTLTSLAEADLESVLMIWQGLGYYSRANRINQSSKILVELLGKNIEQDPHSWPNRIDQWMSLPGIGRSTAGSIISSAFDLPTPILDGNVKRIFSRLSANESKSIKDDKKFWEFSSLLISTQSPRDLNQALMDLGAIICTPKKPSCSSCPLQNFCVAYTKYDPDDFPKKKMTKIKPIQEIGIGLVFNKKGELLIDQRLEGSSMGGMWEFPGGKKMPNESIEKTIERELKEELGIIVTVGEKLLSFEHAYSHKKLYFIVHICEWLSGQPKPLASQKLLWVSPDKLFDFPFPAANTKIISELHKHLCIRNKKL, from the coding sequence ATGGGCATTTTTGATTCTCCTCAAGAGATTCAATATTCACTTCTGGAATGGTTTAGGAGACATGGTAGATACTGGATACCCTGGAAATTAAAAAAAGATGGTTCTATTCCTCAATTGGGTGAAAGTATATCTCCTTATGGAATTTGGATTGCAGAGGTCATGCTTCAGCAGACTCAGTTGAAGGTCGTTATTCCTTATTGGGAAAAATGGATGAAGGCTTTTCCTACTTTGACTTCTTTAGCAGAGGCTGATTTAGAGAGTGTTCTTATGATATGGCAAGGTCTGGGATATTATTCACGTGCAAATCGAATAAATCAATCCTCTAAAATATTAGTTGAATTGTTGGGCAAAAATATAGAACAAGATCCACATTCTTGGCCTAATCGAATAGATCAGTGGATGTCTCTTCCTGGAATTGGTAGAAGTACTGCAGGTAGCATTATCTCATCTGCCTTTGACCTGCCAACCCCAATATTGGATGGCAATGTAAAAAGAATTTTTTCTAGACTGTCAGCCAATGAGAGCAAATCTATTAAAGATGATAAAAAGTTCTGGGAATTTAGCTCTTTATTAATTTCAACGCAAAGTCCAAGGGATTTGAATCAGGCATTGATGGACTTAGGAGCAATTATTTGTACTCCCAAAAAACCAAGTTGTTCTTCTTGCCCACTGCAAAACTTTTGTGTTGCTTATACAAAGTACGATCCTGATGATTTTCCTAAAAAAAAAATGACCAAAATAAAGCCTATTCAAGAAATTGGTATTGGTCTTGTTTTTAATAAAAAAGGAGAATTGCTTATAGATCAACGATTAGAAGGCTCAAGTATGGGCGGAATGTGGGAATTTCCAGGAGGAAAAAAAATGCCCAACGAATCGATTGAGAAAACGATTGAGCGAGAATTAAAAGAGGAGCTTGGGATTATTGTCACAGTTGGAGAAAAGCTTTTATCTTTTGAACACGCTTATAGCCACAAGAAGCTTTATTTTATTGTTCATATTTGTGAATGGTTATCAGGTCAGCCGAAACCTTTAGCTAGTCAAAAATTACTTTGGGTGTCTCCAGACAAACTTTTTGATTTTCCTTTTCCTGCTGCTAATACTAAAATTATTTCTGAATTACATAAACATCTTTGTATTAGAAATAAAAAACTTTAA
- the tsaE gene encoding tRNA (adenosine(37)-N6)-threonylcarbamoyltransferase complex ATPase subunit type 1 TsaE, producing MEKDTEKQFNDFNSFAQQTNNFCWTLDKPESTMLLGSTLTKKIPDLRILLLIGPLGAGKTTLVKGIAKSLKIQEPITSPTFPLSQHYPFGSPPLVHLDLYRIEEENAANEFFLQEEEESKAIGALMVVEWPERLSLPMPDAWIGKLEYSSENQSRFFQLIPPLDKDNKLSISSR from the coding sequence GTGGAAAAAGATACTGAAAAACAATTCAATGATTTTAATTCATTTGCTCAGCAAACAAATAATTTCTGCTGGACTTTGGATAAACCTGAATCAACGATGTTATTAGGTTCAACATTAACAAAAAAAATTCCAGATCTAAGGATTCTCCTTTTAATTGGGCCTCTTGGAGCAGGAAAGACCACATTAGTTAAAGGAATTGCCAAAAGCCTAAAGATACAGGAGCCTATCACTTCTCCAACTTTTCCTTTATCCCAGCATTATCCTTTTGGATCTCCTCCATTGGTACATCTTGATCTGTACAGAATTGAAGAAGAAAATGCGGCAAACGAATTTTTTTTACAAGAGGAAGAGGAATCCAAAGCCATTGGTGCATTGATGGTTGTTGAATGGCCAGAGAGGTTATCACTGCCAATGCCTGATGCTTGGATAGGAAAATTAGAATATTCCTCAGAAAATCAATCCCGTTTTTTTCAGCTAATTCCTCCTTTAGATAAAGACAATAAATTATCAATTTCATCGAGATAA
- a CDS encoding rod shape-determining protein has product MFFNRFKFSRDIGIDLGTANTLIYVSGKGIVLQEPSVVAMDLEEGIPLAVGDDAKLMLGRTPGNIRAVRPLRDGVIADFDAAEQMLKTFIQKCNEGRGIIAPRLVVGIPSGVTGVERRAVREAGLAGAREVHLIDEPVAAAIGASLPVTEPIGTMIVDIGGGTTEVAVLSLGGTVLSESVRVAGDEINDSIATYLKKVHNLVVGERTAEEIKIKIGSAFPSNEFDLQSIDVRGLHLLSGLPRSINLKAGDLREAMSEPLNKIVDAVKRTLERTPPELAADIVDRGIMLAGGGALVRGISDLLSHETGIFTHVAEDPLLCVVNGCGLVLDDFKSMRRVLDTPDFARNVIRD; this is encoded by the coding sequence GTGTTTTTTAACCGTTTCAAATTCTCCCGGGATATTGGGATTGATTTAGGTACGGCAAATACCTTGATTTATGTTTCTGGCAAAGGAATTGTACTGCAAGAACCTTCGGTTGTAGCAATGGACTTAGAAGAGGGGATTCCTCTTGCAGTAGGCGATGATGCGAAATTAATGTTAGGGCGAACACCAGGAAATATTCGTGCCGTTCGTCCGCTTCGCGATGGTGTAATAGCCGACTTTGATGCTGCTGAGCAAATGCTTAAGACATTTATTCAAAAATGTAATGAGGGTCGTGGAATAATTGCACCTAGACTAGTAGTTGGTATTCCCAGTGGTGTGACTGGAGTAGAGAGACGAGCAGTGCGTGAGGCTGGTCTTGCGGGAGCAAGAGAGGTGCATTTGATTGATGAACCTGTAGCTGCTGCAATTGGAGCTTCTTTGCCGGTTACAGAGCCCATAGGCACAATGATTGTTGATATTGGTGGAGGTACTACTGAAGTTGCTGTGTTAAGTCTTGGCGGGACAGTCTTAAGCGAATCTGTAAGAGTTGCAGGCGATGAAATCAATGATTCCATCGCAACATATTTAAAAAAAGTACATAATTTAGTAGTTGGTGAGAGAACAGCTGAAGAGATAAAAATTAAAATTGGATCAGCTTTTCCATCAAATGAATTTGATTTGCAATCAATAGATGTAAGGGGATTACATTTACTCTCAGGTTTGCCTCGCTCAATCAACTTGAAAGCAGGCGATTTACGTGAAGCCATGTCAGAGCCTTTGAATAAGATTGTTGACGCGGTTAAAAGAACTCTAGAAAGAACTCCGCCCGAACTGGCGGCAGATATTGTTGATAGGGGGATAATGCTTGCAGGAGGGGGGGCTTTAGTTAGAGGAATTAGTGATCTATTAAGTCATGAAACAGGAATTTTTACTCACGTAGCTGAGGATCCATTGCTTTGTGTCGTAAACGGATGTGGTTTGGTTTTAGATGATTTTAAATCAATGCGAAGAGTTTTAGATACGCCTGATTTTGCTAGGAATGTAATTAGAGATTGA
- the mreC gene encoding rod shape-determining protein MreC, whose translation MIKARREIGFQLLLKGRFWVIFLFGALLFGIRWSKGAGYLDLYSVLLKPILPGTAQREWIKEGNNVERSIRLKLLEDDNTRLRRALSLKDFNTGQRISAAVISRSSRNWWQQLEINKGSKDGVLKGLTVIGPGGLIGLIDSVTPLTARVRLLTDPGHQVGAWIDRTQHHGILTGMGTNRPKLIFLNKNSLAKIGDAVTTSPASTLLPPNLTIGIVKSVNEKALPSPYAIVQLTASPEAIDWVQILKNNAQK comes from the coding sequence ATGATTAAAGCCCGAAGGGAAATTGGGTTTCAGTTGCTTTTGAAAGGAAGGTTTTGGGTAATATTTTTATTTGGAGCTTTATTATTTGGGATTCGTTGGTCAAAAGGAGCAGGATATTTAGATTTATACTCTGTTTTACTGAAACCCATACTCCCAGGTACTGCTCAACGTGAATGGATTAAGGAAGGAAATAATGTTGAAAGAAGCATTCGATTAAAATTACTTGAGGATGATAACACTCGTTTAAGGAGAGCTCTTTCGTTAAAAGACTTTAATACTGGTCAAAGAATTTCAGCTGCTGTCATATCAAGATCCTCAAGAAATTGGTGGCAACAGTTAGAAATTAATAAGGGGTCAAAAGATGGAGTTTTGAAAGGGCTAACAGTAATTGGTCCAGGCGGCTTGATTGGTCTAATTGACAGCGTAACCCCATTGACTGCAAGAGTTAGATTATTGACTGATCCTGGTCATCAGGTAGGAGCTTGGATTGATCGCACTCAGCACCATGGGATTTTGACTGGGATGGGTACAAATAGACCAAAATTAATTTTCTTAAATAAAAATAGTTTGGCTAAAATTGGAGATGCTGTTACTACATCTCCAGCAAGTACTTTATTACCCCCAAACTTAACAATTGGAATTGTTAAGTCTGTGAACGAAAAAGCCTTACCATCTCCCTATGCAATAGTTCAATTAACTGCATCACCTGAGGCAATTGATTGGGTTCAAATCTTGAAAAATAATGCCCAAAAATAA
- the ahcY gene encoding adenosylhomocysteinase, which yields MFAATKSNLNSIEKNTDYVVKDITEAEFGRKELLIAETEMPGLMALRKKYGAQKPLKGAFIAGSLHMTIQTGVLIETLVELGAKVRWASCNIFSTQDHAAAAIANLGVPVFAKKGETLDEYWEYTHKIFEWRDGEYANMILDDGGDATGLIILGSKAEEDISVLDNPSNEEEIALFASIKKKLTKDPNFYSKAKSFIKGITEETTTGVARLYQMEKNGDLVFPAINVNDSVTKSKFDNLYGCRESLVDGIKRATDVMVAGKVALVMGYGDVGKGSAQSLRGLGATVMISEIDPICALQAAMEGYRVVRLDEVVEDVDIFVTATGNFQVIRHEHLIRMKNESIVCNIGHFDNEIEVSSLKSYEWENIKAQVDHITLPSGNKIILLAEGRLVNLGCATGHPSFVMSNSFTNQVLAQIELFKYGVKYLNKVYVLPKHLDEMVAVLHLDKIGAKLTKLTQEQAEYINVPIEGPYKTNQYRY from the coding sequence ATGTTCGCAGCAACCAAGTCAAATCTCAACAGTATTGAGAAGAATACTGATTATGTAGTTAAAGACATAACCGAAGCAGAATTCGGTAGAAAAGAACTTTTGATCGCCGAAACAGAAATGCCAGGTTTAATGGCATTGAGAAAAAAATATGGAGCCCAAAAACCATTAAAAGGGGCTTTCATAGCAGGTAGTCTCCACATGACTATTCAAACAGGAGTTCTTATTGAGACTCTTGTAGAACTTGGTGCAAAAGTGAGATGGGCTTCATGTAATATTTTTTCCACGCAAGATCATGCTGCTGCAGCTATTGCAAATTTAGGAGTCCCAGTATTTGCTAAGAAGGGTGAAACTTTGGATGAATACTGGGAATATACTCATAAAATTTTTGAGTGGAGAGATGGTGAATATGCAAATATGATTCTTGACGATGGTGGTGATGCGACTGGATTGATTATTTTGGGGAGCAAAGCGGAAGAAGATATTTCAGTTCTTGATAACCCCTCAAATGAAGAGGAAATTGCATTATTTGCTTCTATTAAGAAAAAACTTACAAAAGATCCAAATTTTTATTCAAAAGCTAAATCTTTTATAAAAGGAATCACTGAGGAAACCACAACTGGTGTAGCTCGTCTTTACCAAATGGAAAAAAATGGAGACCTTGTTTTTCCAGCTATTAACGTAAATGATTCCGTGACTAAAAGTAAGTTTGATAATCTATATGGTTGCCGAGAGTCCTTGGTTGATGGCATTAAAAGGGCTACAGATGTCATGGTGGCTGGCAAGGTAGCCCTTGTCATGGGATATGGAGATGTTGGAAAAGGTTCTGCTCAATCTTTAAGGGGGTTAGGCGCGACAGTAATGATTTCTGAGATAGATCCAATATGTGCTCTTCAAGCCGCAATGGAGGGTTATAGAGTTGTGAGACTAGATGAAGTAGTTGAAGATGTTGATATTTTTGTTACGGCCACTGGAAATTTTCAAGTGATTCGTCATGAGCATTTGATCAGGATGAAGAACGAATCGATTGTTTGTAATATTGGCCATTTTGATAATGAAATAGAGGTTTCCTCTTTAAAGTCCTATGAATGGGAAAATATTAAAGCTCAAGTAGATCACATAACTTTACCAAGTGGTAACAAAATAATTCTTTTAGCAGAAGGAAGATTAGTCAATCTTGGATGTGCTACTGGTCATCCAAGTTTTGTTATGAGCAATTCTTTTACTAATCAAGTTTTAGCTCAAATTGAATTATTTAAATATGGCGTTAAATATTTGAACAAAGTTTATGTCTTGCCAAAACATTTAGATGAAATGGTGGCTGTTCTTCATTTAGATAAGATTGGAGCAAAGTTAACTAAGTTAACTCAAGAACAAGCTGAATATATTAATGTTCCAATTGAAGGTCCCTACAAGACAAATCAATATCGTTATTGA
- a CDS encoding DedA family protein, whose protein sequence is MEISEFISSLPVFIGNAVETNQWIGYGAILLSMFLENLIPPIPSELIMPLGGFYVAQGQLDFLPVVLAGLIGTVIGALPWYGIGRLVNEERLEKWLEKNGRWIGINPQELARSRKWFNRYGVSLVFWGRLVPGIRTLISVPAGVELMPITPFLIWTTAGSLIWTLFLTIAGFYLGDNYANIETFISPFSSIFKTIIVLIISGVLISLIYKSLRKLINN, encoded by the coding sequence ATGGAAATATCTGAATTTATTTCTTCTTTACCAGTATTTATAGGAAATGCAGTTGAGACTAATCAGTGGATTGGTTATGGGGCGATTTTATTGTCAATGTTTTTGGAAAACCTAATTCCGCCAATTCCTTCGGAGTTAATTATGCCTCTTGGAGGATTTTATGTAGCTCAAGGTCAATTAGATTTTTTACCAGTTGTTTTAGCAGGTTTAATCGGAACTGTTATTGGGGCTTTGCCTTGGTATGGAATTGGCAGATTAGTAAATGAAGAAAGACTTGAAAAATGGCTTGAGAAGAATGGACGGTGGATTGGAATTAATCCTCAAGAACTTGCTCGCAGTCGTAAATGGTTCAACAGGTATGGAGTGTCTTTAGTCTTTTGGGGAAGATTAGTCCCTGGAATTCGTACTTTGATTTCTGTCCCCGCAGGGGTTGAATTAATGCCTATTACCCCTTTTCTAATTTGGACAACCGCAGGAAGCCTAATTTGGACGTTGTTTTTAACAATTGCAGGTTTTTATTTAGGCGATAATTATGCAAATATTGAAACGTTTATTAGTCCTTTCTCAAGTATCTTTAAGACGATCATTGTTTTAATTATCTCTGGAGTTTTGATCAGTTTAATTTATAAATCCCTTCGTAAACTAATTAACAATTAA
- a CDS encoding carbohydrate kinase, with product MHSGSVIAFGEALIDRLGPPGGDPSLDLPITDCFGGAPANVACALSRLGANVSFIGSLGNDAFGENFKNLLIQRGMNTSGLQEDSLRPTRVVLVRRDSDGERFFEKFVGEKGLGFADQAIFCEQIIRDWPLLAENAKWLVTGTIPLASEISSKAFLWCIENALHSEIKIAVDLNWRPTFWRKEVSTVLEPSLKEKNQILSILKNVSLIKLAKEEAQWFFNTSDPTEISSSLPQSPSVVVTDGSNPILWRLNNHLGKSFAIIPSSVVDTTGAGDAFTAGLIYKLISVELDQISQQIAQDIIQFGIACGSHVCKGVGAIEPQPYLDEIDNLLSLSKGGIS from the coding sequence ATGCATTCTGGAAGCGTAATTGCGTTTGGAGAAGCTTTAATAGATCGACTTGGCCCTCCTGGTGGAGACCCATCTTTGGATTTGCCAATAACAGATTGTTTTGGTGGTGCTCCAGCTAATGTCGCTTGTGCTTTAAGTCGACTAGGAGCAAATGTTTCTTTTATTGGCTCTTTAGGAAATGATGCTTTTGGAGAAAATTTTAAGAATCTATTAATTCAGAGAGGAATGAATACCTCTGGATTACAGGAGGATAGTCTTCGTCCTACAAGAGTTGTATTGGTTCGCAGAGACTCTGATGGAGAAAGATTTTTTGAAAAATTTGTGGGAGAAAAAGGCTTGGGTTTTGCCGATCAAGCCATATTCTGTGAACAAATTATTCGAGATTGGCCACTTCTTGCCGAAAATGCGAAATGGTTAGTTACGGGAACAATTCCTTTGGCTTCAGAAATATCATCTAAAGCTTTTTTGTGGTGTATTGAAAATGCTTTGCATTCAGAAATAAAGATTGCAGTTGATCTCAATTGGCGCCCAACCTTTTGGCGAAAAGAAGTTTCAACCGTCTTAGAGCCCTCTCTAAAAGAAAAAAATCAAATATTGTCAATTTTAAAAAACGTTTCATTAATAAAACTCGCAAAAGAGGAGGCTCAATGGTTTTTTAATACCTCTGATCCAACTGAAATCTCTTCTTCTCTTCCACAAAGTCCATCTGTTGTAGTTACCGATGGATCGAATCCCATTTTATGGCGGCTCAATAATCACCTTGGTAAATCATTTGCGATTATCCCCTCGTCTGTGGTTGATACGACTGGAGCTGGTGATGCATTCACTGCAGGATTAATTTATAAACTCATCTCTGTTGAATTAGATCAAATCAGTCAACAAATTGCTCAAGATATTATTCAATTTGGAATTGCATGCGGTTCTCATGTTTGCAAGGGAGTAGGAGCGATAGAACCACAACCTTATCTCGATGAAATTGATAATTTATTGTCTTTATCTAAAGGAGGAATTAGCTGA
- a CDS encoding single-stranded DNA-binding protein, with translation MGINSVTLVGRAGRDPEVRYFESGTVVANLTMAVNRRNRSDEPDWFNLEIWGKQAQVAADYVKKGSLIGITGSFKLDTWKDRNTGEDRNKPVVRVDRLELLGSKRDSENSNFQNNNFNQQPSNNDEIPF, from the coding sequence ATGGGAATAAATTCGGTCACCCTTGTTGGCAGAGCAGGAAGAGATCCTGAAGTTAGATATTTTGAATCTGGAACTGTAGTAGCAAATCTAACAATGGCTGTAAATAGAAGGAATCGGAGCGATGAACCAGATTGGTTCAATTTAGAAATTTGGGGCAAACAAGCCCAAGTAGCTGCTGATTATGTAAAAAAAGGCTCTTTGATCGGTATAACTGGTAGCTTCAAATTGGATACTTGGAAGGATCGTAATACTGGAGAGGATAGAAATAAGCCAGTTGTTAGAGTTGATCGTCTTGAATTATTAGGATCCAAAAGAGATTCAGAAAATAGTAATTTTCAAAACAACAATTTTAATCAGCAACCAAGTAATAATGACGAAATTCCATTTTAA
- the rpaB gene encoding response regulator transcription factor RpaB, which produces MTCILVVDDEPAVLKVLVTRLNLAGYKVLSAQDGEQALEVFHREAPDLVVLDVMLPKMDGFAVCRRIRAESCVPIIFLTALEAISERVAGLDLGADDYLAKPFSPKELEARIATILRRVGPAPTVDEPREVPSGQGVMKLGDLVVDTNRRQVSRGGERIGLTYTEFSLLELLFRDPGRVVPRAEILEQLWGYPPRRAADLRVVDVYVARLRGKLEPDPRNPELILTVRGIGYASQRMGEFPTAIAS; this is translated from the coding sequence ATGACCTGCATTTTGGTTGTAGATGATGAACCAGCAGTGTTGAAAGTCTTGGTTACAAGACTAAATCTTGCTGGTTATAAAGTTTTATCTGCGCAGGATGGGGAGCAAGCACTAGAGGTTTTTCACAGAGAAGCACCAGACTTAGTGGTACTGGATGTCATGCTCCCGAAGATGGATGGTTTTGCAGTCTGTCGAAGAATAAGAGCAGAGTCTTGTGTCCCAATAATATTCTTGACTGCTCTTGAAGCGATTTCAGAAAGAGTCGCAGGTTTGGATTTAGGCGCTGATGATTATTTAGCTAAACCATTCAGCCCAAAGGAGTTAGAAGCAAGAATTGCGACAATTTTGAGAAGAGTCGGACCTGCTCCGACTGTTGATGAGCCCAGAGAGGTTCCATCAGGTCAAGGAGTAATGAAGCTTGGTGATCTTGTTGTAGACACTAATAGAAGGCAAGTCAGTAGAGGAGGAGAAAGAATAGGGCTTACATATACAGAATTTAGCTTGCTGGAATTATTATTCCGTGACCCTGGTCGTGTTGTACCTCGAGCAGAAATTTTAGAACAACTTTGGGGTTACCCTCCCAGAAGAGCAGCAGATTTAAGAGTTGTGGATGTCTATGTTGCGCGCTTAAGAGGCAAGCTTGAACCAGATCCAAGAAATCCGGAACTGATTTTAACGGTAAGAGGTATTGGCTATGCGTCTCAAAGAATGGGGGAATTTCCTACTGCTATTGCCAGTTGA